Proteins co-encoded in one Papaver somniferum cultivar HN1 chromosome 5, ASM357369v1, whole genome shotgun sequence genomic window:
- the LOC113282150 gene encoding uncharacterized protein At1g66480-like: protein MGNTIGGGRKIAKVMKVNGETLKVHTPVMVRDVVKDYPGHVLIESGAVKHYGLRAKPLEEYQQLKPKKIYFLLEMPKIKEEDKLPRRVRSGLQMTAKDRLESLKLSKRSVSDLSSILNSKASVIDHDVDDTSSEVGGSSGPMRIRVRLPRSQVEKLVRESKDGLEAAEKIMGLCIADNVNKNAADAYYNGNSNYEERNDSQLYGRSGELRYDGRPISKSGELTYSSQLYSNSGELRYDGQPISKSGELFSHQQPWKPCLRGIEEKTKSRRKVGFLTTTKVEEYVQ, encoded by the exons ATGGGAAACACAATCGGAGGTGGAAGAAAGATTGCCAAAGTCATGAAAGTTAATGGCGAAACACTGAAGGTTCATACTCCAGTGATGGTACGAGACGTAGTTAAAGACTATCCAGGCCATGTCTTAATAGAATCAGGAGCTGTGAAACATTATGGCTTACGAGCAAAACCATTAGAAGAATACCAACAACTGAAGCCGAAAAAAATCTATTTCTTATTAGAGATGCcgaagattaaagaagaagataagcTACCAAGACGTGTACGTTCCGGGTTACAAATGACGGCGAAAGATAGATTAGAGAGTTTAAAGTTATCAAAAAGGTCTGTATCTGATTTATCATCCATCTTAAACTCGAAAGCGTCAGTTATTGATCATGATGTTGATGATACGTCGTCTGAAGTCGGAGGGTCGTCCGGACCGATGAGGATTCGGGTTAGATTGCCTAGATCGCAAGTGGAGAAATTAGTTCGAGAAAGTAAAGATGGGTTGGAAGCTGCTGAGAAGATCATGGGGCTTTGTATTGCAGACAACGTTAATAAGAACGCGGCTGATGCTTATTACAACGGTAACAGTAACTATGAAGAGAGGAATGACAGCCAACTATATGGCAGGAGTGGTGAACTGAGGTATGACGGCCGACCAATTAGCAAGAGTGGTGAATTAACGTACAGCAGCCAACTATATAGCAATAGCGGTGAGTTGAGGTATGACGGCCAACCAATTAGCAAGAGTGGTGAATTGTTCTCGCACCAGCAACCATGGAAACCTTGTCTTCGGGGCATTGAAGAAAAAACTAAG AGTAGAAGAAAAGTGGGTTTCTTGACAACAACTAAAGTTGAGGAATATGTTCAGTAA
- the LOC113282149 gene encoding putative 1-phosphatidylinositol-3-phosphate 5-kinase FAB1C, whose translation MGIPDRSLLDLIEKVRSWVPWGVSDISGVSQEFCVPLPDSCMMCLECKTRVTEFSFKFRCNRCGRVMCGNCLQEKKTFFGASDGLRSSVEDEENICKFCLQDGDGHDGMGDFSETIDPSSPRQSPEREFNCYDGDKSNNNNSTKPYQSDHLARFLEAQYHGSSPHTMGSSSSSADHLSPISFRHSSSRSDEEDAEDSRKHYFSPLSEFSHDISDIDSSSISVRNDFCSCKSLSSSPLDSPGGMTTTPTRAGCLVQGGSPNSMNDIHYFRKEMTSIVRRPEVQNEELENTDDCSAVISVTRDQNEKLSQPLDFENNGLIWFPPPPDEEEDGDFFKYEDDDEDIGESGMMFSTSSLNLDVMLVEDKSVEEHKEPLRDVVHGHFRALVSQLLQGEGISTGNESSGEDWLDIVASLAWQAANSVRPDTSIGGSMDPGDYVKVKCIVSGSPIESTLVKGVVCTKNIKHKRMTSQYRNPRLLLLGGSIEYQRSANQLASFDNLLQQEIDHLKMVVSKIEAHRPNVLLVEKSVSSYAQEYLLEKEISLVLNVKRHLLERIARCTGAHIVPSTDNLSAARLGHCEVFRLERVLEDCSAANQPNKKSAKTLMFFEGCPRRLGCTVLLRGASREVLKKVKHVVQFAVFAAYHLSLETSFLADEGATLPKNHVKPPASIPEKLMITDGAISVISNSAIPSVCLTVACQPEALGNCDTSSIPAFHLTSDEKQNDQTTSLILENQEREPSGGNLSSEDVSISYPGIIESGIGSEWSDAYDANSVSNLSPLSYDQQQWKERPFSVIPSEHQLSSSAQEEGSTFENVLQSSEVTELASTADRVDWSDVSSEYFSTTDNNQSILVSLSSRCVLKGTVCEPPTLRRIRFYGSTDKPLGRYLRDDLFDKASCCWSCKEPKYSHVLCYTHQQGNLTINVKRLPSLNLPGERDGKIWMWHRCLRCAQKDGVPPATRRVVMSDAAWGLSFGKFLELSFSNHATANRVANCGHSLQRDCLRFYGFGSMVAFFHYSSIDIVSVRLPPAMLEFDGHDQLEWVKKEAAELAKKMEVLYAEVFDVLHKIEQEGTSAGHQRSDGGEFYDHIADLKALLKRERNAYEDLLQPLDNEDSEPSQTLDVLELNRLRRCLLIDSYFWDRRLYALDSHVRTNGSLHMFDSCKLDSTTYIQLKEWRNESFSRDSKLGGSSEESMSICLTSLNSPKHNLNQEAKINSQSFDPISKELTMDQKICESDVGSSNELVDLIVDPHSRNEDSFAELTTSLDKTPSECLQSPMLLSSLSDKIDSAWTGTGHQPSQDSQPNGTHVESVGTFTRIENPSLRRLMAPARVYSFDSAVRLQEKFSRGLSPRSLHLSSLRSFHASGDYVSMVRDPIPNMLRTFSQTFPSEMQKSETQKLKFIFKSVPSFTSSAFQVVGEGVRLLLPQTGHNNIVIPVYDNEPTSVISYALGSKEYEDWIANNSGDHGRARGTSDGHSFGEKLSKLSSFNSAWQLANSMDSDDILCRHYASEDASSTIGSIFSDPKRSPHARISFGDESSSFADKAKFSVICYFASQFDALRKNCCPSEVDFIRSLSRGKTWQAQGGKSNVYFAKSLDDRFIIKQITRTELDSFEEFAPQYFKYMIESLSSGSPTCLAKVLGVYQVSVKHLKGGRETKIDLMVMENLFFKKNISRVYDLKGSARSRYNSDTTGKDKVLLDLNLLETLRTNPIFLGSKAKRTLERAVWNDTSFLASVDVMDYSLLVGVDEENNELVMGIIDFMRQYTWDKHLETWVKASGILGGPKNAAPTVISPKQYKKRFRKAMSSYFLAVPDKWTS comes from the exons ATGGGAATACCAGATAGATCACTTTTGGATTTAATTGAGAAAGTTAGATCTTGGGTTCCTTGGGGAGTCAGCGACATATCCGGTGTATCACAGGAATTTTGTGTACCCTTACCGGACAGCTGCATGATGTGTTTGGAGTGTAAAACTCGTGTTACAGAATTCAGCTTTAAGTTCCGCTGTAATCGTTGTGGTCGGGTAATGTGTGGGAATTGCCTTCAAGAGAAAAAGACATTTTTTGGTGCATCAGATGGGTTGAGAAGCAGTGTGGAGGATGAGGAAAATATTTGCAAGTTCTGTTTACAGGATGGAGATGGACATGATGGCATGGGAGATTTCAGTGAGACGATTGATCCTTCTTCACCTCGGCAGAGCCCAGAACGTGAGTTCAACTGTTATGATGGAGATAAGAGCAATAACAATAATAGTACAAAGCCATATCAGAGTGATCATCTTGCCCGTTTTCTTGAAGCACAATATCATGGTTCTTCACCCCATACAATGGGTAGCAGCAGCTCATCAGCAGATCATTTGTCGCCAATTTCTTTTCGTCACTCTTCTAGCAG GAGCGACGAAGAAGATGCAGAGGATTCTCGGAAACATTATTTCAGTCCGTTAAGTGAATTCTCTCATGATATTTCCGATATAGATTCAAGTAGTATTAGTGTTAGGAATGATTTCTGCAGTTGTAAGTCACTTAGTTCAAGTCCTCTAGACAGCCCCGGTGGAATGACTACAACTCCCACTAGAGCTGGTTGCTTGGTTCAGGGTGGGAGCCCAAATTCTATGAATGATATTCATTATTTTCGCAAAGAAATGACGTCCATTGTAAGAAGACCCGAGGTGCAGAACGAGGAACTAGAAAACACTGATGACTGCTCTGCTGTTATCTCAGTTACTCGAGATCAGAATGAAAAGTTATCACagccgttggattttgaaaacaaTGGTCTTATTTggtttccaccaccaccagatgaggaagaagatggtgACTTCTTCAAATATGAGGATGACGATGAGGATATTGGAGAATCAGGCATGATGTTCTCGACTAGTAGCCTTAACCTTGATGTGATGTTAGTTGAAGATAAATCTGTTGAGGAACACAAAGAGCCCCTTAGAGATGTGGTGCATGGGCATTTTAGGGCTCTTGTGTCACAGTTATTGCAGGGAGAGGGTATTTCAACaggtaatgagagtagtggggaAGACTGGCTTGACATAGTCGCTTCACTTGCTTGGCAAGCTGCAAATTCTGTCAGACCCGATACCAGCATAGGAGGAAGTATGGATCCCGGTGACTATGTAAAGGTTAAATGTATAGTTTCAGGAAGTCCAATTGAGAG CACCCTTGTTAAGGGAGTAGTTTGTACAAAAAATATAAAGCACAAGCGCATGACATCACAGTACAGAAACCCCAGACTGCTGCTTTTGGGAGGGTCTATTGAATACCAGAGATCTGCAAATCAATTGGCATCTTTTGATAATTTGCTCCAACAG GAAATTGATCATCTCAAGATGGTTGTTTCAAAGATAGAGGCTCATCGCCCAAATGTTCTGCTGGTGGAAAAAAGTGTATCTTCATATGCCCAAGAGTATCTGCTGGAAAAAGAAATATCTTTAGTGTTAAATGTTAAAAGGCATCTTTTAGAGCGCATAGCAAGGTGCACTGGTGCACATATTGTTCCGTCCACGGATAATCTTTCTGCAGCGCGGTTAGGACATTGTGAAGTCTTTCGATTAGAAAGAGTCCTTGAAGATTGTTCTGCTGCCAATCAGCCGAACAAGAAATCAGCTAAAACTCTGATGTTTTTTGAAGGTTGTCCTAGACGTCTAGGTTGCACG GTACTTCTGAGGGGTGCATCACGTGAAGTGCTTAAGAAGGTTAAACATGTTGTTCAATTTGCAGTATTTGCAGCTTATCATTTATCCCTAGAAACCTCCTTCCTTGCGGATGAGGGTGCAACCTTGCCTAAAAACCACGTGAAACCTCCAGCATCTATCCCCGAAAAGCTGATGATCACTGACGGTGCTATTTCAGTTATCTCTAATTCCGCCATTCCTTCTGTTTGCTTAACAGTAGCCTGTCAACCTGAAGCTTTGGGTAACTGCGACACTTCTAGTATTCCGGCTTTTCATCTGACATCAGATGAAAAGCAGAATGATCAAACCACGAGCCTCATTTTAGAAAATCAAGAAAGGGAACCGTCTGGTGGTAATCTCAGTTCTGAAGATGTAAGCATTTCATATCCTGGCATCATTGAATCTGGGATCGGAAGTGAATGGTCTGACGCATATGATGCTAATTCAGTTTCAAATCTGTCTCCGCTATCATATGACCAGCAGCAATGGAAGGAGAGGCCGTTCTCTGTGATTCCTTCTGAACATCAGTTATCGAGCTCTGCTCAAGAAGAAGGAAGCACATTTGAAAATGTTTTGCAATCTTCTGAAGTTACTGAGCTGGCAAGTACTGCCGATAGGGTTGATTGGAGTGATGTCTCAAGTGAATACTTTTCAACTACTGACAACAACCAAAGCATATTGGTTTCCTTGTCGAGCCGGTGTGTGCTGAAAGGGACAGTATGTGAACCGCCTACGCTTAGGCGCATACGGTTTTATGGAAGTACCGATAAGCCACTTGGAAGGTATCTGCGAGATGACTTGTTTGATAAG GCATCTTGCTGTTGGTCTTGTAAAGAGCCAAAGTATTCCCATGTTCTATGCTATACCCACCAACAAGGGAATCTGACAATAAATGTCAAACGTCTACCTTCACTGAACTTACCTGGGGAGCGTGATGGGAAGATATGGATGTGGCACCGATGCTTGAGATGTGCACAGAAGGATGGGGTTCCACCTGCAACAAGGAGAGTGGTTATGTCCGATGCTGCTTGGGGACTTTCTTTTGGAAAATTCTTGGAGCTTAGTTTTTCCAATCATGCCACTGCGAATCGAGTTGCAAACTGTGGTCATTCCCTACAGAGAGACTGCCTCCGTTTCTATGG GTTTGGAAGCATGGTTGCTTTCTTCCATTATTCATCTATTGATATCGTTTCTGTTCGCTTGCCTCCTGCAATGCTGGAATTCGATGGTCATGATCAATTGGAATGGGTCAAAAAGGAAGCAGCTGAG CTTGCCAAAAAAATGGAAGTCCTGTATGCAGAGGTGTTTGATGTACTTCACAAAATTGAACAAGAAGGCACATCTGCAGGACACCAACGTTCTGATGGAGGTGAATTTTATGATCACATTGCGGATTTGAAGGCTTTGCTGAAAAGGGAGAGAAATGCCTATGAA GATTTGCTACAACCACTTGACAATGAGGATTCAGAACCTTCTCAGACATTAGACGTTCTAGAGCTTAATCGTTTGAGACGCTGCCTCTTAATCGATTCTTATTTTTGGGATCGTAGACTGTATGCATTAGATTCCCATGTCAGAACAAATGGttctcttcacatgttcgattCGTGTAAGCTGGATTCCACAACTTACATCCAGTTGAAAGAATGGAGAAATGAGTCATTTTCTAGGGATAGCAAGCTAGGTGGTTCTTCCGAAGAAAGTATGTCGATATGTTTGACGTCATTGAATAGTCCCAAGCATAACCTAAACCAAGAGGCGAAGATAAATTCACAATCTTTTGATCCAATATCAAAAGAATTGACCATGGACCAGAAGATATGCGAGTCAGATGTGGGCAGTAGCAATGAACTTGTTGACTTGATTGTTGACCCTCATAGCAGAAATGAAGATTCATTTGCAGAGCTTACTACCTCTTTGGATAAGACACCCTCAGAATGCCTCCAATCACCCATGCTATTATCTAGCCTTTCTGATAAAATAGATTCAGCATGGACAGGTACAGGTCATCAACCTTCGCAGGATTCACAACCAAATGGTACCCATGTTGAGTCAGTGGGGACATTTACTCGGATTGAGAATCCATCTCTTAGACGGCTCATGGCTCCAGCAAGAGTTTATTCCTTTGATTCTGCAGTTAGACTCCAAGAGAAGTTTAGCAGAGGATTGTCCCCAAGGTCTTTGCATTTGTCTTCACTCAGATCCTTCCATGCTTCTGGAGATTATGTCAGTATGGTTAGAGACCCAATTCCGAATATGCTGAGAACCTTCTCGCAGACCTTTCCAAGTGAGATGCAGAAAAGCGAAACTCAAAAATTGAAGTTTATCTTTAAATCAGTACCCTCGTTTACCTCTTCTGCATTTCAAGTGGTTGGTGAAGGGGTTCGTTTGCTACTTCCACAAACAGGTCATAATAATATTGTTATTCCTGTTTATGATAATGAGCCCACAAGTGTGATATCATATGCCCTAGGTTCAAAGGAGTATGAAGATTGGATTGCTAATAACTCCGGTGACCATGGCAGAGCCAGGGGGACAAGTGATGGCCATAGTTTTGGAGAAAAACTTAGCAAACTATCAAGCTTTAACTCTGCCTGGCAGCTGGCAAACTCTATGGACTCGGATGATATTCTCTGTAGACATTACGCCTCTGAAGATGCTTCTTCAACTATAGGCAGCATTTTTTCAGATCCCAAAAGATCTCCTCATGCAAGAATTTCTTTTGGGGATGAATCCTCATCTTTCGCAGACAAAGCAAAATTCTCTGTGATTTGTTATTTTGCCAGTCAGTTTGATGCTCTTCGGAAAAACTGTTGCCCTAGTGAAGTGGATTTTATCCGTTCATTAAGTCGTGGCAAAACATGGCAGGCCCAAGGTGGAAAGAGCAATGTGTATTTTGCAAAGTCATTGGATGACAGATTCATCATAAAGCAAATCACAAGAACAGAGTTGGATTCATTTGAGGAATTTGCCCCACAATACTTTAAGTATATGATCGAGTCCCTTAGTTCAGGAAGTCCAACTTGTCTTGCTAAAGTTCTTGGCGTTTATCAG GTGTCTGTGAAGCATTTGAAAGGTGGAAGAGAAACCAAAATAGATTTGATGGTGATGGAGAATCTCTTCTTCAAGAAAAATATTTCGCGTGTGTATGATCTCAAGGGTTCTGCAAGATCGCGGTACAACTCTGATACAACAGGAAAGGATAAAGTTCTGCTAGATTTGAATTTGTTGGAAACTCTTCGGACAAACCCCATATTTCTTGGTAGCAAAGCAAAGAGAACCCTGGAAAGAGCAGTTTGGAATGATACATCTTTTCTGGCG TCAGTTGATGTTATGGATTATTCCTTACTGGTTGgagttgatgaagaaaacaatgagcTGGTGATGGGGATCATTGATTTTATGCGGCAGTATACATGGGATAAACATTTGGAAACTTGGGTGAAGGCTTCTGGTATTCTTGGTGGTCCGAAAAATGCAGCACCCACAGTTATTTCTCCCAAGCAATACAAGAAAAGGTTTAGGAAAGCAATGTCCAGTTATTTTCTTGCTGTACCTGATAAATGGACCTCATGA